A region of the Dreissena polymorpha isolate Duluth1 chromosome 6, UMN_Dpol_1.0, whole genome shotgun sequence genome:
GTAAAAAGTTCAAACTTGCGACGCCCTTACTTGGTTTAACAAGCAATCTTATACTAGTTTTTTAAACAACAGATTGTTCAACGGACCCGAGTATTTGCGACCCGATATCGTACGCCGAATGCTCGGATGGAGGTTGCGCGTGTGTTATAACTGCAGAGTTAAAGCTGCAATATGGAGTATGCAAGCCAAAAGGTAAGACGTtttgaaacagtaaaaaaaattaatgtagcCGTGAAATTAATGATGTTAAGAACATAAGTTTTGATAAAGGTTCTTTTTCAAAATCGTTTATGTTTCGAACACATATATGTGATTTAAATATGTTCGATAGTTCGAGGAAGAATCTAAGATTCTAAATACCATTTAAGACACTATGGCATTAATCTTGAACTTTTTGGAATATGTTGTAACCAAAAAGAGtcgtgttttattatttgtaataaaaaggaatatcagtttatttttataattcCATATTAGAATATCTGCTTTAAACAACGGCTGTTGCTTGTCTATTAGTAGTGTTATTCCCGATTTGAACGTCTGCCTTTTTTAAGTGCCCGATTACTGATTAGTTCGCATTTTCTTCGTGATGACGTTTCTTTAATAAAATTCTAAGTTGTTTTAAATTCGATTCTTGATTTTTAAATGAGGTtctataatgcatgtgcgtgcgTAGATGTTTACTGTTTACACGTGTTGATTCGTCAGTGCAGTCAAATATATGAGCTGTTTAAAAATGTTACAGTTCTCGGAAGCGGATGCACCAATAATAATCAGTGCGGTCATATCCATAGCGCTAAATGTGACCTCAATCAAACGGAAACCTGCGTATGCAGTAATCAATATGACAACACATATGGAGCGTGTACCATTAAACGTAAGAAACGCTTTTGTTAGTGTTCCTCTTGCTCACATAAGGTATTAAATGTAattatatgtttacaattttgaACATACTTATATCATTTTAAGAAAAAAGgcaaacaatttattttacaaaccaaaggtcaaaaaagtattgttttatttcaacagATATTATTTCACAGTGAATGCCATATAATGATATATGTTCCACCTATTTTACAACTTGTTTGACATACTCAATATgcaaatatgtcaatgatttgAAGGTTTGGCGAGCCCGTGTAACGCGGACGTGGACTGTGCACATATGCGTCACGCTTCCTGCCTCGTTTCTACTTCCGGAGAGAGGGTCTGTAGCTGCAGCATTGGTTACAAGACATTTGCCACTCCAGAATGTGTACTTAAGGAAggttagaaaataatttaataacaacgAAACTGATGATTACATTATCGATTAAAAACGGATTTCTCCAGCAGAATTTGGATGTAATACTGTTTTTAGTGACTATCAATACAACAAGTATAACATAGTATTATTGTGTTGCGTCTTTTTGTTCTCAACGGTTGCAGcggatttattaaacaaatatacgttttttacacattttttcttACAGTTTTCCTGATGTTTAGTTACGTTACGACGTTTAACGGCACAGAGCAACGGATGTCAACATGTGCATACGAATTTGAGACTGGTGTttcatacacaatttcatggTGAATAGCAGTTTAATGAGATTAATATAATGCTTACTTTATTAATGCTtgttgactttaaaaaaaataaaatgcgtaAATATTCACCAATTTACGGTGATTAAGAGCAAATACTTGTGATATATAAGCATGTCGGGTATATAAACTTAGTCATAAAGAAACCCTAGGAAAATGCATATTTAACAACTGCTTTTTATAATGAGAAACTATATGTTGACAACTACTGCCAGAGAGATAACACGATTATTATGCTTTTAAGGATTATTGTCGACGTAGTCGTTCATACAAATTCACTgaaacagacgacggacaaaggtTTCAACTCGATATCGGTTGATGAattgtttcaagaatatttagaCACTAATCCAGTGGACAGATGCTCGCTTGACAAAGCGGTAAGGTTAAAATTAACACATTCTTCGTATTGGGTCGGGTCTAgaggcatgtaaaaaatattgctaTTAAAATGTAGCGTATACTATAAAACGAGGAAGGGGTGAAGTAAGCTGCAATTTTTGCGTTATGCATAACTTTGTTAGTTTGTTCAAGGTCATCAATAAAAACTCTGATTGTGGTACttataaacatgaaaaacatacttgtatataatgaaaatgaATTGAGTGGTTTATTTCTAGGatttaatttattcaattttgcagtgGAAATGTTCCATATCAACATTTTACAGCGATGGTTCAGAGGCTCTTCCAACAATAAACAGTACCGATTTTAAAATCGTTGACGTATGTAAATCactattttaatgtaattgtaAACATCATTATACATATCATCTAAACTTAAGCAACCAATACGTTATACACTTGTTTTACGTCTGCACATATTATACATAAGTTTTTGCATGTATTGCTCGAAATAGTAAGTCACTCGTTGCTATATGTTAAAATGCATAACTAATTTTCTAACGGATCTATCAGTTAGGTGATCCAAACGTTTACATCCCACGAGGTGGTGAAACCATATTCTATTTCACCGTTAATCTTCCACTGCTATGTGAAGATAATGAAGACTGCTATTTGGAGTTTAGGCTCTTTGATGAAACTGATAATTATAACTGCGATGATGCCACAGTTGCAGTCAAGGTATATAAATTAAATAGATTATGATACAGTATTATGCCCTTAAAGAGTCGGAGTAATGAAGCATTTCACTTGTCGTTTGTTCTATCTTCGATTCGTCCGTACTTTGTTCAATATCTCTTCTACTTCTGTGTGAATCCCGCCCATACCTTCTCAGTTGAAAGCCTCTTTATGTGAAGATAAGAACTGAATAATGGTTGAGGCGCCTTTTGGCAGAACTATGGACCATGGTCTGTTGTTTCCACTATGGTCGCGAAGTTTTTTCTAAAACATCTTTTAGCGCCTAAATTTTCGAATATTGCTTACACTTTTACAGACGAACAACTTTAATGTGTAGATGAGACATGAATGTTGGAAGCGTCCAGTTTTGACCGATGTATTGCCCTTTGTCTTGTTCACTCTATTTAATAATGAAACCCCCTTTATCTGCTTTACCTCCACATTTCATACTACCGTGCTCTTGTGGGTCATTGTATTATTTTTAGATAATAAATGAATGCATTAAATGGTATCTTTAACAGAAAAGTGGAGGATATCACGTGTTCCTGTTCAATCTTTATTGTCCTTGTGAATATAAGAAGGTGTTTTTCAATATAGTTAATGTAATTAAGCTATGCGTATTAAAATCAAGCAAAACAAACACCCTTTAACCTTTTAtggaattaaatttatttataaacatataaattttGCAATTGCGATAAAATATCATAAAGCATGCACATTCCATATCTAAGTAATAAGTTCGCAGTCTTAACCAAATGTTTGATGAGATAAAGTTACATGAAAGCATCGTGTAGTCATATCAAATCAAATTTGaatgattgttttattaaagATTGAACTGTCAAATGATATCAATCTTTTTGAAATGCAGAGTAAGCAAACATGTGGGAACAGATTTCAAGGTGAAAAGAATGGTCGATCAAGGCGATCATTGCAGAATAGTTACCATGGTAGCATGCGCCTTACGACAAAGAACAACATGAAATACAAGTTACGAGATAGTTTCACTTTAACCATGAAAATTGAAGCCTTTGGTGAAGTAGATTCTTTCTGGAAGAAGTGCAAACTTAGAACCAAAATTCAGGCAAGAATGAAATGTcaaacaaacaatatgtttttcaAGTTAACGGGTTTTGTAATCTTTGAAATCTACGCGTTTACTTTTCTTATAATTATagtatttataacataattatctAGATTTGTTTTTGTAGAGATGTCATGCTCAACCTTTCATGTGTCTCATGTTTTTGCCTTTTATGCACATATAGaataataaaactttaaaaatacttTTGTAGGTAGTGGTTCGTGACCAAGACCACTTCTGGAAAAACACATTGTGTTACGCCACAAACGACCCCAGACTCAAAACATTTGATGGACAGTAAtaatcaaattttaacacaattgagaaacaaacaatcaATAAGAAATTGTATTTAAGCTCGATTCATCAACTACAATTTCTATAATACTAACTTCGAATACCAATAATGCTAGTATGATTTCATAATAAAAAACGCGTAAATATGTAAACTATAATTTCCGTTCATCCGTACAGATATCCGAAAGTGTATTGGAAGCATTACTAACATACAGCGTGCTTTATATCATTTCAGATACTACAGCATGCAACAAGAGGGAGAGTTTATAATGTACAAACATAAGCAATACCCGGTGGAGGTAATGCTTTCCTAATGTGTTCATAAGCCCTTTAAATGAACATTTCTTAACACTAGCGGCCATGCAAACTTTccaatcattttatttttcaggTTCAGATTGAGACAGAGCTATGTAACGGAGGGTGGGCATCGTGTACGTGTGGTGTGTCTGTACGAGCTGGCAAAGACCTGTTCGTGGTCAACCATTGCCATGACGACCACCTTGTAGCTGCTGTTAACACAGCTGACGGAGTTTTAGATGGTGTGCAGCGATCAAGCTACAGTCAAGAAGTATGTTTTTGTTGCGCTTGAGTAAAGCATCAACATTTTGAATATGTCAATCATGAATGCGTATATTTACCCAGTAACATTTCGAGGAAATACGCTGATTATGTATGTTCATGCATATTAAACGTAATACGTGATATAGAATCTCTGCCATTCATTACACATTTTAGTTCTACCTTCCATACGGAACCTCAATACAAGTATACTACTTTGTTTCAACATGGTGGTCACCAATGAACGTTTATATATATCCTTCTCCTGCTGACATGAACAACGTCGAAGGCCTTTGTGGACACTTTAATGGCAACTGGAGTGACGACTTCGTACATCGTAACGGCGCTAAGACACAGTCACAAAGCTACTACTGGAGATGGTGGTGGTGGGGCGGAGACCCTGTAGATTTTTCTAAATCTTGGCAGTATGACATCAGCCTTGTTTTTCATTATATAACCTTGAATTATTACGTTGcacatttcaattttatttttgtcacattttACATACAACGAAAAGGAATTATAGTAGCCACAGTTTGCGCTTCATCCCTGTTCACAAAAAGAAAACCTATGTTTTTTATGGAGTACTGAAATTCGATgtatatttcttctttttttagaGTTTCAGACGACGAGTCATTGTTGAATCCTGACCGGATAGCAAAGCTTTCAAAATGGAACGAAGAAGAGCAATACTGCGTTTGTCCGGAGAAACTGGACGGAGACAGAGAACCGACCTGTCATCGCAGAGAGGCTGATTCGTGCGCGAAGATTGAGGATAAACCTGGGAAAAGATTTGGGTCATTGAAAACCGATAGAGATCGACGTTCCGTTAATTATTTGGATGAGCATGATATAATCGAAAGACTTCATAATTTGATGACAAAACGCATTTACAAGCGTAGCATCAGTCGTGTGAAGGTATGTTCAAATATAAAGAAATGCATGTATTAATGTGTTAACCATTTCCCACcttttgtcctaatgatatattAAACAATAGTTGAAAGTCGTCATAAAATTAGAAAGGTTACGTAATGTAGCCGATTTTAATCCTcattgctttgcattgaccgtttcaaaGCGGTAACCACAGCTTCCATCACTTTTATGTTTATTACTGTTTTTTATTTGTGTGGTGTAATGTACGGATGAATGGTTGCTTGTCTTACGTTGTAGGAGATTGTACTTAGAATGTATCTACTGATGATGATTTTGAGTTTCGTTCCAGCTTTATCCGTaatgtatttatgtaaatataGAACTTTATATAGGTGACATTTGTTCAAATTCGATGAAAAAACgtcaaatatttttatctttataataaaaaaatatcatttgtataaaGATGACCAGATATTTTGTCTGGTGGGCATTATCAATATCATCCAGCCATGGTGTGATGGCAACTTTGGCCTAAATCTACTTAAAATAAACCGGTTATCAATCATAATAAACAAGTAGaacatttaataatttcaatatttataaaatgtatatagaGTGTTGTCGACAAGTAATTGTgacatgttaatttatttttaacatttataactATTAATCTTTACATCTGTTTGATGTTTTACTATGATGAGCGGTGACAGGACTTGAATTATAACTATGATTCGATATTTTATgtgaaattgaaaatatttagtCCCTTTCCGGGAGTGTGAGAAAGatgaataaaattatttatccgataatttttaaatgttcattttataGCATTAAATAAACACGCGTATGTCAGTGGGTACCAACATTGTATCACATTTCTTTGAATATTAACTGATTATAGCGGGAAGTTAAAGCTTCTGATGACAACTATGATAAGGCAGTCGACGAGTGTCAGCAGTATCTAAATGCTAACTGCAATGGCGCAGACGCTGCGTCGGCATCAAGTATAGCTGGAAACACATCCAACGACTGTGCACAGGATAGAATGGTATAAAGAGAAGCGAATGTTATCACTATTCGTGAGCTTCGTCTGTACTATATATTACTGTTGAAACCTATAGTAATGTAAAAGTTTTAACATTGTTCATAACGTTATAAATTTGATGACACGGTTATACTGCTCTGGTTATAGTATATTTCGAATTCCGTATTATGACTTAAATAATTAGCGCAATATAAATCTCAGGTGGATGAAAATGCAGATTCCTCTGCTGCCACAGAATCGGCCTGTGTTAGCACAAAGTCTGTTGCAAAAGAGATAGTAGAAAGGGATATAGAGTTTCAGGTATATActtataaaacttaaatataattgcCATAGTTTTCTTCGGAAAATAGGAAAGTGTAATAAGATACTAATCAAATTGATTCAAAACAATTTGTTCCATCTAAAAGTtggattaaaacaaaattaaacaacaaatttcatgctcatttctgttcaaataaatttcatttgCACCTGTCTCTGACTGAATATGGTACCAAATTTAATTAATCTAATAAGAATATGCTGTTTACTCTTGTGTGCAAATCCGTTTGTATTAGAGAAGTGAATATATGTTCTAATATTCGTTTGATGCGTTTGAAAGATAAATCTCTTTAATTGATAGGCAGCCAATCCCAGTGTTACACAAAAGTTTGAACAAACATGCGTTGACAATTGTCATGGAAACGGCGTTTGCAAAGGAAATGGTCAATATTAACTGAATTATAacttgttttaaacatgtttttgtaaaacttgtattaattacatttttttcacCTTGTTAGTCACATCGATtgtgtttttatatgtttaatatgttgGTTATATAAATATAGAAAGACTGTCGCTTTATTGTTTAAGGGTTGTACgataaataaaaagatatctcaatcaatgcaaaaataatgtcagttattattatgttataatGTTTTCTTTGCATACTATCCGTAAAAACATGTCAGTAATGTTTTCTTTCAtaacaattaaattgaatacAATCCGTAGATACATGTGAATGCTACGGAGGGTTTGATCCCTTAAGCAACTGTAAGGTGAACGTATCCGAACCGCCCGAGATCATTAGCACAACTGGAGGTGGCGTTTGCAATCCAAAGATGAAAGCGTGTGAGGCGTTACGATACACGACCAAGCATGGATGCAGTGTGGAAAGTGTGTGCAAAGTGACGGCAAAAGAAGTGAGTTACAATGTTTTTTGTAACTTTTTGAACGTTTTATGTAAGACTTGTATTGTCATTATCGTAGTTAATACGTCAATATAAAGATAAATCGTCATGTTATTTTCATCGGTTATTTATATCGGTATTTTTCTTCGATTGACAGTTTTACCAAAGTGGAAACAAAGTAACCCATGAGACCACCTACGTTGCGGCAATTTGCGACAATGGCTGGGATGCATATTGCCCCATTCCTTTCAACAGTCGGCGTAAGAGATCTGTCGATCCATTGCTGGTAGTGGAGGTAAACTATCTATTGTTGAATTTTATGTTCCAAATTGGGGTATTCCGCTTGGATTGGTTTTCCACTAGTTTATTATGAGACGTTATATTCAACGCGCCAGCACTATCccctgaaaacaaaaaaaatatcaataaccaAGCATAAACAACGGTGAGCACTCAAGTCAGCACAGTTATGATATAGCACTTGTTTTCCAGGGGAACAGGTTGAATGATTAATTTCCAAATAATAGAATTGATGAAGCCGTCGCATTCATTAACTTTTTCGTGTTTCATCATCATTTAATGTGTAATTGTTGATAAATCAACTAAACGTACACAAACTTCATCCAGATATTTAAACCGTTGAATTTTGATTCGCATTTTTACAGTTCAcacttaaatacaaaatatatattttgtcgaATGTATTTATACAAATACTACCGGAAAATTTAAGGAAGGAGGGGCGGTTGTATTGGAGTCACTATACCtcgtgtccgtctgtctgtcgtctATTAATAACTTGTGTGGACTGTTATTTTCCCATTCTTTTGAAAGATTTCTACTCAACATTGCACGAATGTTAACCTCCATGAGCCTGTGCAAAGCGCACATTAATCCTGTAGCGTCATTTAAGGCAAAAAGGCTTACTTGTAAAAAAGGGATTGTGCTAACTTTACATTTTCAATGCATCTGTGGATTTCGAAGTAACATGGAGCAAATGCTTACctatttgaatcgaatcgaagtGTCGTGCGCAATAATCATGTTACTGACAAAAACGTCAATTTAAAACTTTGCATCCtcttatttaattatgaaataacgTAATATTAATGTACCTGTATTGGGATGGTGTGCCGTGGGCAATGAACACGTGGCTAACGTTTGGGTAAATTTAACAATGTGAAGTCAAATATTAAAATAGAAGTGTGTGTTTTTGTCAAAATAGAAATCGGCCGTACTGTATCATCCCCTgcgtttttttaatcatttgacGCTAATGATCCCCTTTatggtatatagagaataacaggttactgcctgatcttttttgtaatatatcaggcaaggcttagaataatataacggcgaggcttgccgtttAAAAccgtttaaaacaattaaaactggtAGGAACGAGGGCTGACGGTAAAGTTTCGAAGGTTGTATTTACCTTCCTAATGACATTCAACATTAGCTTGGGCAAAATATTACTTATGTTCCCATACAAAAGGGTGGTCCCATTTGATGTAAAACCAAAAAtgccaccaagatggccgccgaaAATCTAGTTAATACCGTGTTGTTTTCAAATTACACAAACAACAGAAACTCTCCATTAAAAAATTCTTTACAGGCATTGTTTCGGTAAAAATATGTACAAACATTATTGACCATCAAAAATAATATCTCAACTTGAGCGAATAACACTCACTGTTGTAAGATATATCTTTAATTGTAAGAAACCATTAAATGCTATAAAACATACTTGTTTCCAAACAAGCAGTTTCATCTTTTACAAAACGCAGCTTAATTATGTGTGTAACCTTCAAAGTCAAGCTCATATTGATGGGCACACAATCAAATTACGGTACAAAATATGGTTTTCAAAAGAAAGCTTGTTTATTCTGCAACTTGACTATGTTCATAACATGTCAGGAATTTTAACCAAAAGAGACGGTTTTTGCCACCGTTTACTTTTCACTTAGAGATCAAacataaatatgcagcatttatTTGTCAGGCTATATTGTCGATATCAAAGCGGTTTGTGGGAGCATTTTTCACAAAGCGGATTTACCAACATTTTGTCCGACTACTCGAATTTCAAATTATAGGTTAAGCAATatgttaatacaatgtatattaatacgtatatttagtatattgatatatttcacatgtctatattgtttatataattttagtaCGAAACAGCGAtaagcaacaacaacatcagctTCAGTATAAGTACACCAGTGGCTGTTCTTGACTCAACGTGTCTTTTGTTCCACTCCTCCACCGAGGTTATTACTATTGACGTAAGTATGAATATTTCTgtttaataatacaatatattaatacGTATATTTAGTGCATAccttattcaaaataataataaattgtacttttcttttgttcttttgattttaacaaaCCGGGTATACACGCCACACATTATGTGCGATAAATACAGGTTGTCCTACTTCTTATGTTTCCATATACGGTTATTTGGCATACGATTAACAAAAAATAGAAACGCTTAATAGCAGCTTACGTGCGCGTCTTTACAATTGGACAAACGACAGCAATCTTTAATAATCAAAGTGTTGTCAAGTAAAGAATGTTCATCCGATATT
Encoded here:
- the LOC127835677 gene encoding von Willebrand factor D and EGF domain-containing protein-like, which codes for MKIEAFGEVDSFWKKCKLRTKIQVVVRDQDHFWKNTLCYATNDPRLKTFDGQYYSMQQEGEFIMYKHKQYPVEVQIETELCNGGWASCTCGVSVRAGKDLFVVNHCHDDHLVAAVNTADGVLDGVQRSSYSQEFYLPYGTSIQVYYFVSTWWSPMNVYIYPSPADMNNVEGLCGHFNGNWSDDFVHRNGAKTQSQSYYWRWWWWGGDPVDFSKSWQVSDDESLLNPDRIAKLSKWNEEEQYCVCPEKLDGDREPTCHRREADSCAKIEDKPGKRFGSLKTDRDRRSVNYLDEHDIIERLHNLMTKRIYKRSISRVKREVKASDDNYDKAVDECQQYLNANCNGADAASASSIAGNTSNDCAQDRMVDENADSSAATESACVSTKSVAKEIVERDIEFQAANPSVTQKFEQTCVDNCHGNGVCKGNDTCECYGGFDPLSNCKVNVSEPPEIISTTGGGVCNPKMKACEALRYTTKHGCSVESVCKVTAKEFYQSGNKVTHETTYVAAICDNGWDAYCPIPFNSRRKRSVDPLLVVEYETAISNNNISFSISTPVAVLDSTCLLFHSSTEVITIDPQYCLIAGTCVLSGERDPGNACSYCSPDKDTYAWQTDGCDEPTSNKTPVIIGVAVAVPLAVILFVTVAIILYKKHKSNKIRTESSLYDNVMRCHFKYPTLRVEKPCYEMPSSPNETTSE